A genome region from Streptomyces antimycoticus includes the following:
- a CDS encoding sulfatase-like hydrolase/transferase, whose product MTHSASPSGPATSTRRPNVLVFFTDQQRWDTTGLHGNPLGLTPVLDRLAAEGVSVDRSFTCQPVCAPSRASLQTGQYPTTTGVFRNGLALPRDTPSLARSFRDAGYATGYIGKWHLAGDHTAGPVPEEDRAGYEHWLAANLLEFTSDAYQTTLYDGSGAPHRFEGYRADALGTAAIDFIDHARVRDHGQDQDQDHDQDRPFFLFLSFLEPHHQNSRDDYPAPNGYRDRYAPPWVPSDLAALGGGNWAEHLPGYYGMVRRLDEVLGRIVSALERRGELDETVILFTSDHGCHFKTRNDEYKRSVHDASLRVPTVLRGPGLRGGVRLPELVSHVDLPPTLLRAAGVPVPPQMQGRSLLPLQHGGDGAEWPREVLFQISESEVGRGLRTDRWKYAATAPGADAWNEPRAERYQDAYLYDLHSDPDELLNLVDDPAHENVLVELRRRLAQRIVDSGEPRPSITAREAAPKAVSQDTV is encoded by the coding sequence ATGACCCACAGCGCTTCTCCCTCCGGCCCCGCCACGTCCACGCGGCGTCCGAACGTCCTCGTCTTCTTCACCGACCAGCAGCGGTGGGACACCACCGGTCTGCACGGGAACCCGCTCGGGCTCACTCCGGTCCTCGACCGCCTTGCCGCGGAGGGGGTGAGCGTGGACCGCTCCTTCACCTGTCAGCCCGTGTGCGCGCCCTCCCGCGCCAGCCTCCAGACCGGGCAGTATCCGACCACCACCGGCGTCTTCCGCAACGGACTCGCCCTCCCCCGGGACACTCCGTCCCTGGCCCGTTCCTTCCGGGACGCGGGCTATGCCACCGGCTACATCGGCAAGTGGCATCTCGCCGGCGACCACACCGCCGGGCCGGTGCCGGAGGAGGACCGGGCGGGTTACGAACACTGGCTCGCCGCCAACCTGCTGGAATTCACCTCGGACGCCTACCAGACCACGCTGTACGACGGCAGCGGTGCCCCGCACCGCTTCGAGGGCTACCGCGCCGACGCGCTCGGCACCGCCGCGATCGACTTCATCGACCACGCCCGGGTCCGCGACCACGGCCAGGACCAGGATCAGGACCACGACCAGGACCGGCCGTTCTTCCTCTTCCTGTCCTTCCTGGAGCCCCACCACCAGAACTCCCGCGACGACTATCCCGCCCCGAACGGCTACCGCGACCGCTATGCCCCTCCCTGGGTGCCGTCCGATCTCGCCGCCCTCGGCGGCGGCAACTGGGCCGAGCATCTGCCCGGTTACTACGGAATGGTGCGCCGGCTGGACGAGGTGCTCGGCCGCATCGTGTCCGCCCTGGAGCGGCGCGGGGAACTGGACGAGACCGTCATCCTGTTCACCTCCGACCACGGCTGCCACTTCAAGACCCGCAACGACGAGTACAAGCGCAGTGTGCACGACGCCTCCCTGCGCGTGCCCACCGTGCTGCGGGGGCCGGGGCTGCGCGGTGGCGTGCGCCTGCCGGAGTTGGTCAGCCATGTCGACCTGCCGCCCACGCTGTTGCGGGCGGCGGGCGTACCGGTGCCGCCACAGATGCAGGGACGGTCCCTGTTGCCACTGCAGCACGGCGGGGACGGCGCCGAGTGGCCACGCGAGGTGCTCTTCCAGATCAGCGAATCGGAGGTCGGGCGAGGGTTGCGGACCGACCGCTGGAAGTACGCGGCGACCGCGCCGGGCGCCGATGCCTGGAATGAGCCGCGCGCCGAGCGGTATCAGGATGCATACCTCTATGACCTGCACTCCGACCCCGATGAGTTGCTGAACCTCGTGGACGACCCGGCTCATGAGAACGTCCTGGTGGAGCTGAGGCGGCGGCTGGCGCAGCGCATTGTCGACTCGGGCGAACCACGGCCCTCGATCACCGCGAGGGAGGCGGCCCCGAAGGCCGTGTCCCAGGACACCGTCTAG
- a CDS encoding ROK family transcriptional regulator: MPGDIATSALARRVNAARILAKLRERPAERAEMSSGDLVEVTGMSRPTVHAAAHHLVELGWVRESSDRVDGRLSGRGRPSRVFSFAATAGYVLGIDIGAHSVRVVVADLRGAFVAEARITFGDPSVGPEQRITRVRKLAVEVVRTAGLRDEQVLAVCVGTSGPVDADGVVQQRTGIPGFLGVDLRAALARDFSARVCVENDCNLALIGERWRGCAGTSQDVVCLLAGERLGVGMCTGGTLVRGQANSARDLGFLSLMGDYSRDDGIARSVRERGASLVAKVAARGTPPRPGTPGAELRTLTDADPRRVSARDVFEAVRRGDLGAAGALEEGLEAAARAIATLTMLLAPELVVVTGAVAGAGDVLLPPLRRRLTDLVPRVPRIEASPLREHAVVTGAVRLALDTAETDYLDPLAPAPRAA, translated from the coding sequence ATGCCGGGCGATATCGCTACATCCGCCCTGGCCCGGAGGGTCAACGCCGCCCGCATCCTGGCAAAGCTGCGGGAACGCCCCGCGGAGCGGGCGGAGATGTCCTCCGGCGACTTGGTGGAGGTCACCGGCATGTCGCGGCCCACCGTGCACGCCGCCGCGCACCACCTCGTCGAGCTCGGCTGGGTCCGGGAGAGCAGCGATCGCGTCGATGGGCGACTCTCCGGGCGCGGTAGGCCGTCGAGGGTCTTCTCGTTCGCGGCGACCGCCGGTTATGTCCTGGGCATCGACATCGGCGCACACAGTGTCCGCGTCGTCGTCGCCGATCTGCGGGGAGCCTTCGTCGCCGAGGCGCGGATCACGTTCGGTGACCCGTCGGTCGGCCCGGAACAGCGCATCACGCGGGTGCGCAAGCTCGCCGTCGAGGTGGTGCGCACCGCCGGGCTGCGCGATGAGCAGGTACTGGCGGTCTGCGTCGGCACCAGCGGTCCCGTCGACGCCGACGGCGTCGTACAGCAGCGCACCGGCATCCCGGGCTTCCTCGGGGTCGACCTCCGCGCCGCGCTGGCCCGGGACTTCTCTGCGCGGGTGTGCGTGGAGAACGACTGCAACCTGGCGCTCATCGGCGAGCGCTGGCGCGGCTGTGCGGGCACCTCCCAGGACGTCGTCTGCTTGCTGGCGGGGGAGAGGCTGGGGGTGGGCATGTGCACCGGCGGCACCCTGGTGCGCGGCCAGGCCAACAGCGCCCGGGACCTCGGTTTCCTGTCGCTGATGGGGGACTACTCCCGCGACGACGGCATCGCGAGATCGGTCCGGGAGCGGGGAGCGTCGCTGGTCGCCAAGGTGGCGGCCCGAGGCACACCGCCGCGCCCCGGCACACCGGGCGCCGAACTGCGCACGCTGACCGACGCGGATCCACGCCGTGTGAGCGCGAGGGATGTCTTCGAAGCCGTCCGCCGGGGCGACCTCGGCGCCGCCGGGGCCCTGGAGGAGGGGCTGGAGGCGGCCGCCCGCGCGATCGCCACGCTGACGATGCTGCTCGCCCCCGAACTGGTGGTGGTCACCGGTGCCGTGGCGGGAGCCGGAGACGTTCTGCTGCCGCCGCTGCGGCGCCGGCTGACCGACCTCGTCCCGCGCGTCCCCCGCATCGAGGCCTCGCCGTTGCGCGAGCATGCCGTGGTCACCGGTGCCGTACGCCTCGCCCTCGACACGGCCGAGACGGACTACCTCGACCCACTCGCCCCCGCCCCCAGGGCGGCTTGA